A single window of Pseudomonas marginalis DNA harbors:
- a CDS encoding arginase: MNILDLDHSLTGQAPIARRLASGRATRIDLLDLGPKLRLWSTEKTWKRFAERLARRPRPTDARPEILFVGSGDYHHLTPAFLADLKEPISLIHFDNHPDWVRFAPRRHCGSWVNRALNMPAIKRIVTLGPCSDDLHNPQLRGGNLGALKRGRLQLFPWQHPPSKVWGRVGDGAGHQQQENHLHWRNLAELDWPAFLEQMIGSLPTEAIWITIDKDVLASEDAATNWDQGGMRLTHLLQALRALAARKRIIGIDVCGEFATPAFSNAFKRWEAKSDQPPAERWSPEDLQRNAATNEALIDLFEELFP; the protein is encoded by the coding sequence CGTATCGACCTGCTGGACCTGGGCCCGAAGCTGCGCCTGTGGTCCACCGAAAAAACCTGGAAGCGCTTCGCCGAACGCCTGGCCCGGCGGCCCCGGCCCACGGATGCGCGTCCGGAAATCCTGTTCGTCGGTTCCGGCGATTATCACCACCTGACGCCGGCGTTTCTGGCCGACCTGAAAGAACCCATCAGCCTGATCCACTTCGACAACCACCCCGACTGGGTGCGCTTTGCGCCCAGGCGCCACTGTGGCTCGTGGGTCAACCGCGCATTGAACATGCCGGCGATCAAACGCATCGTCACCCTCGGCCCCTGCAGCGATGACCTGCATAACCCGCAACTGCGTGGCGGCAACCTCGGTGCCCTCAAGCGCGGGCGCCTGCAACTGTTCCCCTGGCAGCACCCGCCGTCGAAAGTCTGGGGCCGGGTCGGCGATGGCGCCGGCCACCAGCAGCAGGAAAACCACCTGCACTGGCGCAACCTGGCGGAGCTGGACTGGCCGGCGTTTCTCGAGCAGATGATCGGCAGCCTGCCCACCGAAGCGATCTGGATCACCATCGACAAAGACGTGCTCGCCAGTGAAGACGCCGCCACCAACTGGGACCAGGGCGGCATGCGCCTGACCCACCTGCTGCAAGCCCTGCGGGCGCTGGCGGCGCGCAAGCGCATCATCGGCATCGACGTGTGCGGCGAGTTCGCCACGCCGGCGTTCAGCAACGCGTTCAAGCGTTGGGAAGCCAAGTCCGACCAGCCGCCCGCGGAGCGCTGGAGCCCGGAGGATCTGCAGCGCAACGCCGCCACCAATGAAGCCCTGATCGACCTGTTTGAGGAGCTGTTCCCGTGA
- a CDS encoding transporter — translation MSLTVVLLVAFSIVLDVIGQLCFKLGLDRLPELEGGFRLNAFWGQVFNAPLLWAGIGAYVIEFFVWLEALSRAPLSLLFPAAALAYCGVVLAGKVVLGETVSRRRWLGTLVITLGVMLVAIAGSQA, via the coding sequence GTGAGCCTGACCGTGGTGTTACTCGTGGCGTTTTCCATCGTGCTCGATGTGATCGGCCAACTGTGTTTCAAGCTCGGCCTGGACCGTTTGCCGGAGTTGGAGGGCGGCTTTCGCCTGAATGCGTTCTGGGGCCAGGTGTTCAATGCGCCGTTGCTGTGGGCGGGGATCGGTGCCTATGTAATCGAGTTTTTCGTGTGGCTCGAAGCGCTGTCTCGTGCGCCGTTGAGCCTGTTATTCCCGGCGGCGGCCCTGGCTTATTGCGGGGTGGTGCTGGCGGGCAAGGTGGTACTGGGCGAAACCGTCAGCCGACGTCGTTGGCTGGGCACGCTGGTGATTACCTTGGGTGTGATGCTGGTAGCGATTGCTGGGAGTCAGGCATGA
- a CDS encoding EamA family transporter, whose protein sequence is MSTQTMHTGWLHGRLGTVVLWALLICTESAGQLFTKVAGDQLGQMDFNWQWLSEVARNPGILAAIASYIGAFFVWMLILRRSSLSLAFPLSSLVFVVVLLGSWLGLGEHISPLHWVGVAVIIGGIALLAEGEEN, encoded by the coding sequence ATGAGTACGCAAACGATGCATACCGGTTGGTTGCATGGGCGCCTGGGCACGGTGGTGCTGTGGGCCTTGCTGATCTGCACCGAGAGTGCCGGGCAGCTGTTTACCAAAGTTGCAGGGGACCAACTGGGGCAGATGGATTTCAACTGGCAGTGGTTGTCCGAGGTGGCGCGTAACCCGGGGATCCTGGCGGCGATCGCCAGTTACATCGGCGCGTTTTTCGTGTGGATGCTGATCCTGCGGCGCAGCAGCCTGTCCCTGGCGTTTCCGCTCAGTTCGCTGGTGTTTGTGGTGGTGTTGCTGGGTTCGTGGCTGGGGCTGGGGGAACATATCAGCCCGCTGCACTGGGTAGGCGTGGCGGTGATCATCGGCGGTATAGCGCTGCTGGCCGAAGGCGAAGAAAACTGA
- a CDS encoding MipA/OmpV family protein — translation MLKLTCAVFAGLLGLWGIADTALAAPVTGEAGAGLSYQPHDPTGSRYETRPVPYLDLDWGNVSLSTDDGLTWSALNTNGFTAGPYINYLQGRTSNGELQGLRNVSDMAEVGGFIQYAPADFWRVYARMGQAVGGGHSQSGALGKVGGELGYPLGGGVIGSSGLAANFADARQTQTYFGVDANESAASGIRPYNANGGFQNLTLTQSFEFPLASNWSLLTSASWVHLVGSAANSSIVKETGDVNQGQVQTAISYKFD, via the coding sequence ATGCTCAAACTCACTTGCGCTGTATTCGCCGGTTTACTGGGGCTGTGGGGCATTGCCGACACCGCCCTGGCAGCCCCGGTCACCGGTGAAGCCGGCGCGGGCCTCAGTTATCAACCCCACGACCCCACCGGCAGCCGCTACGAAACCCGCCCCGTGCCCTACCTGGACCTGGACTGGGGCAACGTCAGCCTGAGCACCGATGACGGCCTGACCTGGAGCGCCCTGAACACCAACGGTTTTACCGCCGGCCCCTATATCAACTACCTGCAGGGGCGTACCTCCAACGGTGAGCTGCAAGGCCTGCGCAATGTGTCGGACATGGCGGAAGTGGGCGGCTTCATCCAATACGCGCCGGCCGACTTCTGGCGCGTGTACGCCCGGATGGGCCAGGCCGTGGGCGGCGGGCACTCGCAGAGCGGCGCGCTGGGCAAGGTCGGCGGCGAGCTGGGCTACCCCCTGGGTGGCGGGGTGATCGGCAGCAGCGGCCTGGCGGCGAATTTCGCCGATGCGCGCCAGACCCAGACTTATTTCGGGGTGGACGCCAATGAATCCGCGGCCTCTGGTATTCGTCCGTATAACGCCAACGGCGGCTTCCAGAACCTCACGTTGACCCAGAGTTTCGAATTCCCCCTGGCCTCCAATTGGTCACTGCTGACCAGCGCCAGCTGGGTGCACCTGGTGGGTTCGGCGGCCAACAGCAGCATCGTCAAGGAGACCGGCGACGTGAACCAGGGCCAGGTACAAACGGCGATCAGCTACAAGTTCGATTGA
- a CDS encoding MtnX-like HAD-IB family phosphatase — MIHWHIVCDFDGTITPTDVIDNVLQRFAGPEWETIEQEWLDGHIGSRECLSRQLALIKATPSELLAYFDSVEIDPDFPDFVDHVLGLGASLEVVSDGIEQGIARILSRNYVTLLPILANRLRQVDQNSWRIDFPYASDACRAASGNCKCKSTPRNKRVLVIGDGKSDMCVASTADFVFAKDSLAQYCAANNIPHARFDTFAEVPALLARLPQGIAANATTFNTSSDNQELFHHV, encoded by the coding sequence ATGATCCACTGGCATATCGTGTGTGACTTCGACGGGACCATTACCCCCACCGATGTCATCGACAACGTCCTCCAACGCTTCGCCGGCCCCGAGTGGGAAACCATCGAACAGGAATGGCTGGATGGGCATATCGGTTCCCGCGAATGCCTGAGCCGTCAACTGGCGCTGATCAAGGCCACCCCAAGTGAACTGCTGGCGTATTTCGACAGTGTCGAGATCGACCCGGATTTCCCCGACTTCGTCGATCACGTGCTCGGCCTGGGCGCTTCCCTCGAAGTGGTCAGCGACGGTATCGAACAGGGGATTGCGCGGATCCTGTCGCGCAACTACGTGACCTTGCTGCCGATCCTCGCCAACCGCCTGCGCCAGGTCGACCAGAACAGCTGGCGCATCGACTTCCCGTATGCCAGCGATGCCTGCCGCGCCGCGTCCGGCAACTGCAAGTGCAAATCCACCCCGCGCAACAAGCGCGTGCTGGTGATCGGCGACGGCAAGTCGGACATGTGCGTGGCCTCCACCGCCGACTTCGTGTTCGCCAAAGACAGCCTCGCCCAGTACTGCGCAGCCAACAACATCCCTCACGCGCGCTTCGACACCTTCGCCGAAGTGCCTGCGTTGCTGGCCCGCCTGCCTCAGGGCATCGCCGCCAACGCCACCACCTTCAATACCTCTTCTGACAATCAGGAACTCTTCCACCATGTCTGA
- a CDS encoding aspartate aminotransferase family protein yields the protein MSDIRIATAEDQILLDKEAKYCSYGDTVHYIEPPRIFSRCEGSYVWDTEDQAYLDLQMWYSAVNFGYANPRLNNALKQQIDTLPQIASQYLHKGKIELSEMIAVDAKKKFGLDGRVHFNVGGSQSIEDSLKVVRNATNGKSLMFAFEGGYHGRTLGASSITSSYRYRRRYGHFGERAQFIPFPYHFRGPKGMTKEEYGSHCVQQFARLFETEYNGVWDPKVGQSEYAAFYVEPIQGTGGYVIPPMNFYRELKHVLDQHGILMVSDEIQMGFYRTGKLWSIEHFDVQPDVIVFGKALTNGLNPLGGIWAREELINPKIFPPGSTHSTFASNPLGTAVGLEMFKMTNEVDYGAMVMAKGKFFLEGLQDLQKRFPIIGDVDGLGLALRCEICGPDGFTPDKATLDYMVEEGMKGDMVVDGRKLGLILDVGGYYKNVITLAPSLEISYPEIELGLKLLEQLLVRATQR from the coding sequence ATGTCTGATATCCGCATCGCTACCGCCGAAGACCAGATCCTCCTGGATAAAGAAGCCAAGTATTGCTCCTACGGCGACACCGTTCACTACATCGAGCCACCGCGTATTTTCAGCCGTTGCGAAGGCTCCTACGTGTGGGACACCGAAGACCAGGCCTACCTCGACCTGCAAATGTGGTACTCGGCCGTCAACTTCGGCTACGCCAACCCGCGCCTGAACAATGCGTTGAAACAGCAGATCGACACCCTGCCGCAAATCGCCAGCCAGTACCTGCACAAAGGCAAGATCGAGCTGTCGGAAATGATCGCGGTGGACGCCAAGAAGAAATTCGGCCTCGACGGTCGCGTGCACTTCAACGTCGGCGGTTCGCAGTCGATCGAAGACTCCCTGAAGGTGGTGCGTAACGCCACCAACGGCAAAAGCCTGATGTTCGCCTTCGAAGGCGGCTATCACGGCCGGACCCTCGGCGCCTCGTCGATCACTTCCAGCTACCGCTACCGTCGTCGCTATGGCCACTTCGGCGAGCGCGCGCAGTTCATCCCGTTCCCGTACCACTTCCGCGGCCCCAAGGGCATGACCAAGGAAGAGTACGGCAGCCATTGCGTGCAGCAATTCGCGCGCCTGTTCGAGACCGAATACAACGGTGTGTGGGACCCGAAAGTCGGCCAGAGCGAATACGCCGCGTTCTACGTCGAGCCGATCCAGGGCACCGGCGGCTACGTGATCCCGCCGATGAACTTCTATCGCGAACTCAAGCATGTGTTGGATCAGCACGGCATCCTGATGGTGTCCGACGAAATCCAGATGGGCTTCTACCGCACCGGCAAACTCTGGTCCATCGAGCACTTTGACGTACAACCGGACGTGATCGTGTTCGGCAAGGCGCTGACCAACGGCCTCAACCCACTGGGCGGCATCTGGGCCCGTGAAGAGTTGATCAACCCGAAGATCTTCCCGCCAGGTTCGACCCACTCCACTTTCGCCTCCAACCCATTGGGCACGGCGGTGGGCCTGGAAATGTTCAAGATGACCAACGAAGTCGACTACGGCGCGATGGTCATGGCCAAGGGCAAATTCTTCCTCGAAGGCCTGCAGGACCTGCAGAAACGGTTCCCGATCATCGGCGACGTCGACGGCCTGGGCCTGGCCCTGCGCTGCGAAATCTGCGGCCCGGACGGCTTCACGCCGGACAAGGCGACCCTGGACTACATGGTCGAAGAAGGCATGAAAGGCGACATGGTCGTCGATGGCCGCAAACTCGGCCTGATCCTCGACGTGGGCGGCTACTACAAAAACGTGATCACCCTGGCACCGTCCCTGGAAATCAGCTACCCGGAAATCGAACTGGGCCTGAAGCTGCTCGAGCAACTGCTGGTACGGGCGACCCAACGGTGA
- a CDS encoding alpha/beta hydrolase, translated as MSAAGIDLGEGSAGFVLGEGPVGILLIHGLTGTPTELRQVAKGLVKAGNCTVYVPTLAGHCGDNSDLQATGWLDWYEGVRKTFVQVRQRHEQVFVGGLSMGAVMSMYVAAEHPGQVAGLLMYSTTLKYDGWSINKLAFLTPLLMKIPFGVHICRFEEKPPYGIKNERLRAIVERQMKEGQSSEAGLLTMEGITVRELHRMNAVVRKRMPKVKVPALVLHSLEDDITSRWNADYVERHLGGPVTKILLDNCYHMITVDLQYRRVIELSADFVERHTAFVDAGLLGGERACCGEPACCGERACPALGGEAAPNPGTSVLTGRMQCQ; from the coding sequence GTGAGCGCCGCCGGGATCGACCTCGGTGAAGGCAGTGCCGGTTTCGTTCTCGGTGAAGGTCCGGTCGGGATCCTGTTGATCCACGGCCTGACCGGCACCCCGACGGAGTTGCGCCAGGTCGCCAAGGGCCTGGTCAAGGCGGGTAACTGCACGGTGTACGTGCCCACCCTGGCCGGGCACTGCGGTGACAACAGCGACCTGCAGGCCACCGGCTGGCTGGACTGGTACGAGGGCGTGCGCAAGACCTTCGTGCAGGTCAGGCAACGCCACGAGCAGGTGTTTGTCGGTGGTTTGTCCATGGGTGCGGTGATGTCGATGTACGTGGCTGCCGAGCACCCTGGGCAAGTTGCCGGGCTGTTGATGTATTCCACCACCCTCAAGTACGACGGCTGGAGCATCAACAAACTGGCGTTCCTCACGCCGTTGCTGATGAAGATTCCGTTCGGCGTGCATATCTGCCGCTTCGAAGAGAAGCCGCCCTACGGCATCAAGAACGAACGCCTGCGGGCAATCGTCGAGCGGCAGATGAAGGAAGGGCAGAGCAGCGAAGCCGGTTTGCTGACCATGGAAGGCATCACGGTGCGCGAGTTGCACCGCATGAATGCCGTGGTCAGGAAACGCATGCCCAAGGTCAAGGTGCCGGCCCTGGTGCTGCACTCCCTCGAAGACGACATCACCAGCCGCTGGAACGCCGATTACGTGGAGCGTCACCTGGGCGGCCCGGTGACCAAGATCCTGCTGGACAACTGCTACCACATGATCACCGTCGACCTGCAATACCGCCGGGTGATCGAGTTGAGTGCCGACTTTGTCGAGCGGCACACCGCGTTTGTGGACGCCGGCTTACTGGGTGGTGAGCGGGCTTGTTGTGGTGAGCCAGCTTGCTGTGGTGAGCGGGCTTGCCCCGCGCTGGGCGGCGAAGCCGCCCCAAACCCAGGCACCTCAGTTCTAACTGGACGCATGCAGTGTCAGTGA